The following proteins are co-located in the Camelina sativa cultivar DH55 chromosome 12, Cs, whole genome shotgun sequence genome:
- the LOC104731480 gene encoding uncharacterized protein LOC104731480 isoform X1 yields MNTLVKSGGAWMVSPSLAAAALRRIRVSGFATSSSSSSSPNWEGGVSLVQGASRGIGLEFVRQLLEKNEKGYVVATCRNPKDATSLSDLKNRFSERLVIQKLDVTDEATIEESAESVKDRYGSLNLLVNAAGILSIPGVLQPETTLYKVEKSSLMLAYEVNAVGPMLMMKHMWPLLKAGGGSGTEREVAVVANLSARVGSIGDNRLGGWHSYRASKTALNQLTKNVSVELGRRKDPVVCILLHPGTVDTDLSRPFQKNVPEGKLFTREYSVQKLLHIINNAKKQDNGKFFAWDGQEIPW; encoded by the exons ATGAACACTCTTGTGAAGAGCGGTGGCGCGTGGATGGTTTCCCCGTCGTTGGCGGCGGCTGCTCTGAGGAGAATTAGAGTGTCTGGTTTCGccacgtcatcatcatcttcttcttctcccaattGGGAAGGTGGAGTTTCCTTAGTCCAGGGAGCTTCTAGAGGCATCGGCCTCGAATTT GTACGACAGTTGCtggagaagaatgagaaagGGTATGTTGTTGCTACTTGCCGAAATCCAAAAGATGCAACAAGTCTCTCTGATTTGAAGAACCGTTTCTCTGAAAGGCTTGTCATCCAAAAGCTTGATGTTACAGATGAAGCTACCATTGAG GAATCAGCCGAATCTGTAAAAGATAGATATGGTTCTCTGAACCTACTTGTAAATGCAGCTGGTATACTTTCCATTCCTGGTGTACTGCAGCCAG AAACAACATTGTACAAGGTTGAAAAATCATCATTGATGCTTGCTTATGAGGTTAACGCTGTTGGTCCAATGCTAATGATGAAG CATATGTGGCCTCTCCTTAAGGCTGGTGGAGGAAGTGGAACCGAGAGGGAAGTTGCAGTTGTAGCCAATTTAAGCGCTCGAGTTGGATCCATTGGAGATAATCGACTTGGTGGTTGGCACTCTTACAGGGCTTCAAAAACCGCACTCAATCAAC TGACTAAAAATGTATCAGTTGAGTTGGGTAGGAGGAAAGATCCTGTGGTATGCATTCTACTGCATCCAGGCACAGTAGACACTGATCTCTCTCGACCGTTTCAAAAGAATGTTCCCGAAGGAAAGCTTTTCACAAGAGAGTACTCCGTTCAGAAGTTATTGCACATCATCAACAATGCAAAGAAACAAGATAACGGCAAGTTCTTTGCTTGGGACGGTCAGGAGATACCTTGGTGA
- the LOC104731483 gene encoding pentatricopeptide repeat-containing protein At4g20740: MKSPKPPNLSDKSLKPNFFYGHRKPSHNRPTVYGGLFSNRQSLSRDSPQPQSNAVSHRTPFDLRKWDPETHLPSERPSPSSSPPPSHSTVISAASERLSPIARFVLDAFRKNRNHWGPSVVSELNKLRRVTPTIVAEVLKLGNDAAVAAKFFHWAGKQKGYRHDFAAYNAFAYCLNRNGHFRAADQLPELMDSQGRPPSEKQFEILIRMHADNKRGLRVYYVYEKMKKFGFKPRVFLYNRIMDALVKNGYFDLALAVYEDFKEDGLVEESTTFMILVKGLCKAGRIEEMLEILQRMRENLCKPDVFAYTAMIKTLVSEGNMDASLRVWDEMKRDEIKPDVMAYGTLVTGLCRDGRVERGYELFVEMKEKQILIDREIYRVLIEGFVADGKVRSACDLWEDLVDSGYIADLGIYNAVIKGLCSVNQVDKAYKLFQIAIDEELEPDFETLSPILVAYVVMDRLSDFSNLIERIGESRYPLTDYLSQFFKLLCGDEEKRTMALDVFDVIKTKGHGSVSVYNILMEGLYKMGNIQKCLSLFSEMKDFGFEPDSSSYSIAICCFVEKGDVQEACSYHEKIIEMSCVPSIAAYLSLTKGLCQIGEIDAVMLLVRECLGNVESGPMEFKYALRVCHVCKGNNSEKVMEVLDEMNQEGIPINEVIYCSIISGMCKHGTIKAAREVFAELKKRKVMTEADMVVYDELLVEQTKKKTADLVLSGIAFFGLESKLREKGCKLLDN; this comes from the coding sequence ATGAAATCACCAAAACCTCCGAATCTCTCTGATAAATCTCTTAAACCCAATTTCTTCTACGGCCACCGTAAGCCCTCACATAACCGCCCTACCGTCTACGGTGGTCTCTTCTCCAACCGCCAATCTCTCTCCAGAGACTCACCCCAACCACAATCCAACGCCGTCTCTCACCGAACACCTTTCGATCTCCGCAAATGGGATCCCGAAACCCATCTCCCATCGGAAAGACCATCTCCTTCTTCGTCTCCTCCGCCGTCACATTCCACGGTAATCTCCGCCGCCTCGGAGCGTCTATCTCCGATAGCGAGATTCGTCCTCGACGCATTCCGCAAGAATCGTAACCATTGGGGACCCTCCGTGGTCTCGGAGCTAAACAAACTCCGCCGCGTAACGCCCACCATCGTCGCCGAGGTTTTGAAACTAGGTAACGATGCTGCTGTCGCGGCGAAGTTCTTTCACTGGGCTGGTAAGCAGAAAGGGTATAGACACGATTTCGCTGCTTACAATGCTTTTGCGTATTGCCTTAATCGAAACGGACACTTTCGTGCGGCGGATCAGTTGCCTGAGCTTATGGATTCTCAGGGAAGGCCTCCGTCGGAGAAacaatttgagattttgattagAATGCACGCTGATAATAAAAGGGGTTTAAGGGTTTATTATGTTTacgagaagatgaagaagtttggGTTTAAGCCTAGGGTCTTCTTGTATAATAGGATAATGGATGCTCTTGTGAAAAATGGTTACTTTGATTTAGCATTGGCTGTTTATGAGGATTTTAAAGAAGATGGGTTGGTGGAGGAGAGTACTACTTTTATGATCTTGGTTAAAGGGTTGTGTAAAGCAGGTAGAATTGAGGAGATGCTTGAGATTTTGCAGAGAATGAGGGAGAATTTGTGTAAGCCTGATGTTTTTGCGTACACAGCAATGATCAAGACTTTGGTTTCTGAAGGGAACATGGATGCGAGTTTACGAGTTTGGGATGAAATGAAACGCGATGAGATAAAACCGGATGTAATGGCGTATGGAACACTTGTTACGGGTTTGTGTAGAGATGGTAGAGTTGAGAGAGGATATGAATTGTTTGTGGAGATGAAGGAAAAGCAGATTTTGATTGATAGGGAGATCTACAGGGTTTTGATTGAAGGTTTTGTTGCAGATGGGAAGGTCAGATCTGCTTGTGATCTATGGGAGGATCTGGTGGATTCTGGTTACATAGCTGATCTTGGGATTTACAATGCAGTTATTAAAGGGTTGTGTAGTGTGAACCAGGTTGATAAAGCATATAAGCTCTTCCAAATTGCAATTGATGAAGAATTAGAACCAGATTTTGAGACACTAAGTCCCATTTTGGTTGCATATGTGGTGATGGATAGACTGAGTGATTTTTCCAATTTGATAGAGCGGATTGGAGAATCAAGATATCCTCTCACAGATTACCTTTCACAGTTTTTTAAATTGTTGTGTGGTGACGAAGAAAAGAGAACGATGGCTTTAGATGTCTTTGATGTCATAAAGACTAAAGGTCATGGCAGTGTCTCTGTGTACAACATTCTTATGGAAGGTCTTTACAAGATGGGAAATATTCAAAAGTGCTTGTCACTTTTCTCTGAAATGAAGGATTTTGGGTTTGAACCAGATTCATCATCTTACAGTATTGCAATTTGCTGTTTTGTTGAGAAAGGGGATGTCCAAGAAGCTTGTTCATATCATGAAAAAATCATCGAGATGTCTTGTGTTCCTTCCATAGCTGCGTATCTGTCTCTTACTAAAGGACTATGCCAAATTGGAGAAATTGATGCAGTGATGTTATTAGTTCGTGAATGTCTGGGAAACGTTGAAAGTGGTCCTATGGAGTTCAAGTATGCTCTTAGGGTTTGTCATGTATGCAAAGGGAATAACTCCGAGAAGGTTATGGAGGTACTAGATGAGATGAACCAGGAAGGTATCCCTATCAATGAAGTTATATACTGTTCGATTATATCTGGTATGTGTAAACATGGAACAATAAAAGCAGCAAGAGAAGTCTtcgcagagctgaagaagcgcAAAGTTATGACGGAGGCTGATATGGTAGTCTATGATGAATTGTTAGTGGAgcagacaaagaagaagacagcTGATTTGGTGCTTTCAGGGATCGCGTTTTTTGGTCTTGAGTCAAAACTAAGAGAAAAGGGTTGCAAACTACTCGATAACTAA
- the LOC104731481 gene encoding pentatricopeptide repeat-containing protein At4g20770 isoform X2: MRSGGGNRYFVNLLRCYRDKRCKLSGKIIHGFIVRTGLDSDTYICNRLLDLYIECGDKDYARKVFYGMSLRDVYSWNAFLTFCCKAGDLKEACEVFDGMPERDVVSWNNMISVLVRKGFDEEALVVYGKMVCGGFLPSRFTLASVLSACGKVRGGVFGMRCHGVAVKTGLDENIFVGNALLSMYAKCGLMMDYGVRVFDSLSEANEVSFTAVISGLARENRVLEAVEMFRSMCQKGVQVDPVCLSNILSVSTPREGCEIYCNVLGKQIHSLALRFGFVGDLHLNNSLLEIYAKNKDMSGAELIFAEMPEVNVVSWNIMIAGFGQEYQSDKAIEYLKRMRDSGVEPNEVTYISVLGACFRSGVVETGRRIFCSIPHPSVRAWNAMLSGYSNYEHYEEAINSFRQMQFQNLKPDITTLSVILSSCARLRFLEGGKQIHGAAIRTMSSKNSRIVSGLIAVYSECEKIEISESVFDDCYTELDIACWNSMISGLSRNKLDTQALMLFRRMHQTGVLFPNETSYAIVLSSCSRLCSLVHGRQFHGQVVKSGYVSDSFVETALTDMYCKCGEIDSARQFFDTVSRKNTVIWNEMIHGYAHNGRGDEAVDLYREMISTGEQPDGITFVSVLTACSHSGLVDTGLEILSSMQRDHGIEPELDHYICIVDCLGRAGRLEDAETLAEATPYKSSSVLWEILLSSCRVHGDVSLARRVAEKLMRLDPQNSAAYVLLSNTYSSVRQWDDAAALQGLKNKNRVHKTPGHSWITYGNALDSTFQK; encoded by the exons atgcGTAGTGGAGGGGGCAATAGGTACTTTGTGAATCTGTTGCGTTGTTATAGAGATAAAAGATGTAAGCTTTCTGGGAAAATCATACATGGGTTCATTGTTAGGACGGGATTAGATAGTGATACTTATATATGTAATCGTTTGTTGGATTTGTATATTGAGTGTGGTGATAAAGATTATGCACGGAAGGTGTTCTACGGAATGTCTCTGAGAGATGTTTATTCTTGGAATGCTTTTTTGACGTTTTGTTGTAAAGCTGGGGATTTAAAGGAAGCGTGTGAGGTGTTTGATGGAATGCCTGAGAGAGATGTGGTGTCGTGGAACAATATGATTAGTGTGTTGGTGAGGAAAGGGTTTGATGAGGAGGCTTTGGTTGTTTATGGGAAGATGGTTTGTGGTGGGTTTTTGCCTTCGAGGTTTACGTTAGCTAGTGTTTTGAGTGCGTGTGGTAAGGTTCGGGGTGGTGTTTTTGGTATGAGGTGTCATGGGGTTGCTGTTAAAACGGGTCTTGATGAGAATATTTTTGTTGGGAATGCGTTGTTGTCTATGTATGCGAAATGTGGGCTTATGATGGATTATGGTGTTCGAGTCTTTGATTCTCTCTCGGAGGCTAATGAAGTCTCTTTTACTGCGGTAATCAGCGGGTTAGCTCGGGAAAATAGAGTGTTGGAGGCGGTTGAAATGTTTAGATCGATGTGTCAGAAAGGTGTTCAGGTGGATCCTGTTTGCTTATCTAATATTCTCAGCGTCTCTACTCCGAGGGAAGGATGTGAGATCTATTGCAATGTGCTCGGGAAGCAGATTCATAGTCTCGCGTTAAGATTTGGGTTTGTAGGAGATCTTCATCTGAACAATTCGTTGCTCGAAATATATGCAAAGAATAAAGACATGAGTGGTGCGGAGCTGATTTTTGCTGAGATGCCTGAAGTGAATGTTGTCTCTTGGAACATAATGATAGCTGGATTTGGCCAGGAATACCAAAGTGACAAAGCCATTGAGTATCtaaagagaatgagagattctGGTGTTGAACCAAATGAAGTTACATACATTAGTGTTCTTGGAGCGTGCTTTCGTTCAGGGGTTGTTGAAACCGGTAGGAGAATATTCTGTAGCATTCCCCACCCGAGTGTTAGAGCATGGAATGCTATGCTTTCTGGTTATTCCAACTATGAACACTATGAGGAAGCAATAAACAGTTTCAGACAAATGCAGTTTCAGAACTTGAAACCTGACATAACCACTTTGAGTGTGATACTAAGTTCGTGCGCAAGATTGAGATTCTTGGAAGGAGGGAAACAGATCCATGGGGCAGCGATAAGGACCATGAGTTCTAAGAACAGTCGCATAGTTAGTGGCCTTATTGCAGTGTACTCGGAATGTGAGAAAATAGAGATATCTGAATCTGTATTTGATGATTGTTACACTGAATTGGATATCGCATGTTGGAACTCAATGATCTCAGGTCTTAGTCGAAACAAGCTGGACACACAAGCTCTAATGCTCTTCAGAAGAATGCATCAGACTGGTGTGTTGTTTCCTAATGAAACTTCATACGCTATTGTATTAAGCAGCTGTTCAAGGTTATGTAGTTTGGTCCATGGAAGACAGTTTCATGGACAG GTAGTGAAGAGCGGATATGTAAGCGATTCCTTTGTTGAAACCGCTCTTACTGATATGTATTGCAAATGCGGTGAAATAGATTCAGCTCGACAGTTCTTCGATACTGTCTCAAGGAAAAACACGGTTATTTGGAACGAGATGATACATGGGTATGCTCATAATGGAAGAGGCGATGAAGCTGTTGATCTCTACAGAGAGATGATATCAACGGGAGAGCAACCCGACGGGATAACCTTTGTATCTGTCTTGACTGCTTGCAGCCACTCAGGACTGGTGGATACAGGGCTTGAGATACTCAGTTCAATGCAGAGAGATCATGGAATTGAACCGGAGCTGGATCATTACATCTGTATAGTTGATTGTCTTGGAAGAGCTGGTCGGCTTGAAGATGCAGAGACGCTTGCAGAAGCGACACCATACAAAAGCAGCTCTGTTCTATGGGAGATTCTACTTAGTTCATGTAGAGTCCATGGCGATGTGAGCTTGGCTAGACGAGTTGCAGAGAAACTAATGCGTCTGGATCCTCAGAACTCGGCAGCATATGTGCTGCTAAGCAACACGTATAGTTCTGTGAGACAGTGGGATGACGCTGCAGCTCTTCAAGGATTAAAGAACAAGAATAGAGTGCATAAAACTCCAGGTCATAGTTGGATCACATATGGCAATGCTTTGGACTCAACATTTCAAAAGTAG
- the LOC104731482 gene encoding calcium-binding protein CML42: MESNGEKKTVSRQSSSFSLRSPSLNALRLQRIFDLFDKNGDGFITVEELSQALSRLGLNADLSDLKSTVESYIQPGNTGLNFDDFSALHKTLDDSFFGGDGDVNDGNNDPSSAAADETDLQEAFKVFDENGDGFISARELQAVLKKLGLPEGGEMERVEKMIVSVDRNQDGRVDFFEFKNMMRTVVIPSS; the protein is encoded by the coding sequence ATGGAGAGcaatggagagaagaagacagTTTCAAGACAATCATCATCCTTCAGTCTACGTAGCCCAAGCTTAAACGCACTTCGTCTCCAACGCATCTTCGACTTATTCGACAAAAACGGCGACGGTTTCATCACCGTCGAAGAGCTAAGCCAAGCTCTATCCCGTCTCGGTCTCAACGCTGATCTCTCCGATCTCAAATCAACCGTCGAATCTTACATCCAACCCGGAAACACCGGTCTCAATTTCGACGACTTCTCTGCTTTGCACAAGACGCTCGACGACTCTTTCTTCGGCGGAGACGGAGATGTTAACGATGGTAATAACGATCCTTCTTCCGCCGCTGCTGATGAAACGGATCTCCAGGAAGCGTTTAAGGTGTTTGACGAGAACGGCGACGGTTTCATCTCCGCTAGAGAGCTTCAAGCTGTTCTCAAGAAACTTGGTTTGCCTGAAGGTGGTGAGATGGAGCGAGTTGAGAAGATGATCGTTTCCGTTGACCGGAATCAAGATGGTCGCGTTGACTTTTTCGAGTTCAAGAACATGATGCGCACCGTCGTCATCccttcttcttaa
- the LOC104731481 gene encoding pentatricopeptide repeat-containing protein At4g20770 isoform X1, which translates to MRSGGGNRYFVNLLRCYRDKRCKLSGKIIHGFIVRTGLDSDTYICNRLLDLYIECGDKDYARKVFYGMSLRDVYSWNAFLTFCCKAGDLKEACEVFDGMPERDVVSWNNMISVLVRKGFDEEALVVYGKMVCGGFLPSRFTLASVLSACGKVRGGVFGMRCHGVAVKTGLDENIFVGNALLSMYAKCGLMMDYGVRVFDSLSEANEVSFTAVISGLARENRVLEAVEMFRSMCQKGVQVDPVCLSNILSVSTPREGCEIYCNVLGKQIHSLALRFGFVGDLHLNNSLLEIYAKNKDMSGAELIFAEMPEVNVVSWNIMIAGFGQEYQSDKAIEYLKRMRDSGVEPNEVTYISVLGACFRSGVVETGRRIFCSIPHPSVRAWNAMLSGYSNYEHYEEAINSFRQMQFQNLKPDITTLSVILSSCARLRFLEGGKQIHGAAIRTMSSKNSRIVSGLIAVYSECEKIEISESVFDDCYTELDIACWNSMISGLSRNKLDTQALMLFRRMHQTGVLFPNETSYAIVLSSCSRLCSLVHGRQFHGQVVKSGYVSDSFVETALTDMYCKCGEIDSARQFFDTVSRKNTVIWNEMIHGYAHNGRGDEAVDLYREMISTGEQPDGITFVSVLTACSHSGLVDTGLEILSSMQRDHGIEPELDHYICIVDCLGRAGRLEDAETLAEATPYKSSSVLWEILLSSCRVHGDVSLARRVAEKLMRLDPQNSAAYVLLSNTYSSVRQWDDAAALQGLKNKNRVHKTPGHSWITYGNALDSTFQK; encoded by the coding sequence atgcGTAGTGGAGGGGGCAATAGGTACTTTGTGAATCTGTTGCGTTGTTATAGAGATAAAAGATGTAAGCTTTCTGGGAAAATCATACATGGGTTCATTGTTAGGACGGGATTAGATAGTGATACTTATATATGTAATCGTTTGTTGGATTTGTATATTGAGTGTGGTGATAAAGATTATGCACGGAAGGTGTTCTACGGAATGTCTCTGAGAGATGTTTATTCTTGGAATGCTTTTTTGACGTTTTGTTGTAAAGCTGGGGATTTAAAGGAAGCGTGTGAGGTGTTTGATGGAATGCCTGAGAGAGATGTGGTGTCGTGGAACAATATGATTAGTGTGTTGGTGAGGAAAGGGTTTGATGAGGAGGCTTTGGTTGTTTATGGGAAGATGGTTTGTGGTGGGTTTTTGCCTTCGAGGTTTACGTTAGCTAGTGTTTTGAGTGCGTGTGGTAAGGTTCGGGGTGGTGTTTTTGGTATGAGGTGTCATGGGGTTGCTGTTAAAACGGGTCTTGATGAGAATATTTTTGTTGGGAATGCGTTGTTGTCTATGTATGCGAAATGTGGGCTTATGATGGATTATGGTGTTCGAGTCTTTGATTCTCTCTCGGAGGCTAATGAAGTCTCTTTTACTGCGGTAATCAGCGGGTTAGCTCGGGAAAATAGAGTGTTGGAGGCGGTTGAAATGTTTAGATCGATGTGTCAGAAAGGTGTTCAGGTGGATCCTGTTTGCTTATCTAATATTCTCAGCGTCTCTACTCCGAGGGAAGGATGTGAGATCTATTGCAATGTGCTCGGGAAGCAGATTCATAGTCTCGCGTTAAGATTTGGGTTTGTAGGAGATCTTCATCTGAACAATTCGTTGCTCGAAATATATGCAAAGAATAAAGACATGAGTGGTGCGGAGCTGATTTTTGCTGAGATGCCTGAAGTGAATGTTGTCTCTTGGAACATAATGATAGCTGGATTTGGCCAGGAATACCAAAGTGACAAAGCCATTGAGTATCtaaagagaatgagagattctGGTGTTGAACCAAATGAAGTTACATACATTAGTGTTCTTGGAGCGTGCTTTCGTTCAGGGGTTGTTGAAACCGGTAGGAGAATATTCTGTAGCATTCCCCACCCGAGTGTTAGAGCATGGAATGCTATGCTTTCTGGTTATTCCAACTATGAACACTATGAGGAAGCAATAAACAGTTTCAGACAAATGCAGTTTCAGAACTTGAAACCTGACATAACCACTTTGAGTGTGATACTAAGTTCGTGCGCAAGATTGAGATTCTTGGAAGGAGGGAAACAGATCCATGGGGCAGCGATAAGGACCATGAGTTCTAAGAACAGTCGCATAGTTAGTGGCCTTATTGCAGTGTACTCGGAATGTGAGAAAATAGAGATATCTGAATCTGTATTTGATGATTGTTACACTGAATTGGATATCGCATGTTGGAACTCAATGATCTCAGGTCTTAGTCGAAACAAGCTGGACACACAAGCTCTAATGCTCTTCAGAAGAATGCATCAGACTGGTGTGTTGTTTCCTAATGAAACTTCATACGCTATTGTATTAAGCAGCTGTTCAAGGTTATGTAGTTTGGTCCATGGAAGACAGTTTCATGGACAGGTAGTGAAGAGCGGATATGTAAGCGATTCCTTTGTTGAAACCGCTCTTACTGATATGTATTGCAAATGCGGTGAAATAGATTCAGCTCGACAGTTCTTCGATACTGTCTCAAGGAAAAACACGGTTATTTGGAACGAGATGATACATGGGTATGCTCATAATGGAAGAGGCGATGAAGCTGTTGATCTCTACAGAGAGATGATATCAACGGGAGAGCAACCCGACGGGATAACCTTTGTATCTGTCTTGACTGCTTGCAGCCACTCAGGACTGGTGGATACAGGGCTTGAGATACTCAGTTCAATGCAGAGAGATCATGGAATTGAACCGGAGCTGGATCATTACATCTGTATAGTTGATTGTCTTGGAAGAGCTGGTCGGCTTGAAGATGCAGAGACGCTTGCAGAAGCGACACCATACAAAAGCAGCTCTGTTCTATGGGAGATTCTACTTAGTTCATGTAGAGTCCATGGCGATGTGAGCTTGGCTAGACGAGTTGCAGAGAAACTAATGCGTCTGGATCCTCAGAACTCGGCAGCATATGTGCTGCTAAGCAACACGTATAGTTCTGTGAGACAGTGGGATGACGCTGCAGCTCTTCAAGGATTAAAGAACAAGAATAGAGTGCATAAAACTCCAGGTCATAGTTGGATCACATATGGCAATGCTTTGGACTCAACATTTCAAAAGTAG
- the LOC104733452 gene encoding putative leucine-rich repeat receptor-like serine/threonine-protein kinase At2g24130, protein MASSHFFFVSFLISLSSTLLPLSVLSATVVEDLANLSPPPDFTTTITNNCLRDPLLRYCNNTSSSPMDIVEIFRSTIVASHLCNESKNPNCVESFPRIRIHGRPKTAALYLSFDFFWKYCPLTVVDIELVNNSLKDGFPKNVLSCAQIRTLDLSYNQFSGFVPVQDLSGLTNLTHLNLSYNRFSENKISDSDFFKRFNASSFIQSGVLPNVKRYKMKLLVLLIVFPIMVILLCFCFGWLCIKRPDYFPRTCRRSYKFTYAMLEAATDEFSDQHLLSTSDRVDIYKGTLRDGTETKIEIYKEKVSSEKRREFGEECEAAFRLRHKNLVRVLGWCNSRSLRALVTEWTQGENVETWLSSSSAISWRRRLRVVLGVVEGICYLSDQWPEITFDLTTNSVLLSDDDQEPLISHFKIGDGNNSSTNIFNFGLFLLEMITNLRPDMEQEDSERRYLEYIRVHYPDNLERVIDEKMKTEERPFDQVKQAITLGLMCTDKPPLKQPSLTQIYDLVSSLYESSLRHD, encoded by the exons ATGGCGTCATCtcacttcttcttcgtctccttcctcatttcattatcatcaactcttcttcctctctcagTACTCTCAGCAACAGTCGTGGAAGATCTCGCCAATCTTAGCCCACCTCCTGATTTTACCACTACAATCACCAACAACTGTCTCCGTGATCCCTTGCTCCGTTACTGCAACAACACTTCATCCTCTCCAATGGACATCGTCGAGATATTCAGATCAACCATCGTCGCTAGCCATCTCTGCAACGAGTCCAAGAACCCTAACTGCGTTGAATCTTTCCCGAGGATCAGAATCCACGGTCGTCCCAAAACCGCCGCGCTTTACCTCTCTTTCGATTTCTTCTGGAAGTACTGTCCTTTAACCGTAGTCGATATCGAGCTAGTTAACAACTCTCTCAAGGATGGTTTCCCTAAAAATGTTCTGTCTTGTGCTCAGATACGTACTCTTGATCTGAGTTACAACCAGTTCTCTGGTTTTGTTCCGGTTCAGGATCTCTCTGGATTAACCAACTTGACGCATTTGAATCTATCGTATAACCGTTTCTCTGAGAACAAGATCTCAGATTCTGACTTCTTCAAACGGTTCAACGCCTCTAGTTTCATACAGTCCGGTGTTCTTCCAAATGTCAAGCGTTACAAGATGAAACTTTTGGTCTTGTTGATCGTGTTTCCGATAATGGtgatattgctctgtttttgctttGGATGGTTATGTATCAAGAGACCTGATTACTTTCCAAGAACTTGCCGGAGAAGTTACAAGTTCACATACGCGATGCTCGAAGCTGCGACGGATGAGTTTTCAGATCAGCATCTTTTGAGCACGAGTGATAGAGTTGATATCTACAAAGGAACGTTGAGAGACGGGACAGAGACGAAGATCGAGATTTATAAAGAGAAGGTTTCGAGTGAGAAGAGGCGTGAGTTCGGAGAGGAATGCGAGGCAGCTTTCAGGTTAAGACACAAGAACTTGGTAAGAGTTTTGGGTTGGTGTAATAGCAGAAGCTTGAGAGCTTTGGTTACAGAATGGACTCAAGGAGAAAATGTTGAGACTTGGTTAAGTTCTTCATCGGCTATATCATGGAGAAGAAGGTTAAGAGTGGTTTTAGGAGTTGTAGAAGGTATTTGTTATCTATCAGATCAATGGCCTGAGATTACATTTGATCTCACCACAAACAGTGTTTTGTTATCCGATGATGATCAAGAACCTCTGATTTCTCATTTCAAGATTGGAGATGGGAACAACTCATCAACAA ATATATTCAACTTCGGATTGTTTCTTTTAGAGATGATCACAAACCTAAGACCTGATATGGAACAAGAAGATTCAGAAAGGAGGTATCTTGAGTATATAAGAGTTCATTATCCGGACAATCTAGAGAGAGTGATCGATGAGAAGATGAAGACCGAGGAGAGACCATTTGATCAAGTGAAGCAAGCCATTACTCTTGGACTGATGTGTACTGACAAACCACCATTGAAGCAACCTAGCTTGACGCAGATTTATGACTTGGTCTCTTCTTTGTACGAGTCTAGTTTACGACATGATTGA
- the LOC104731480 gene encoding uncharacterized protein LOC104731480 isoform X2: MNTLVKSGGAWMVSPSLAAAALRRIRVSGFATSSSSSSSPNWEGGVSLVQGASRGIGLEFVRQLLEKNEKGYVVATCRNPKDATSLSDLKNRFSERLVIQKLDVTDEATIEESAESVKDRYGSLNLLVNAAGILSIPGVLQPETTLYKVEKSSLMLAYEVNAVGPMLMMKHMWPLLKAGGGSGTEREVAVVANLSARVGSIGDNRLGGWHSYRASKTALNQLTKNVSVELGRRKDPVVCILLHPGTVDTDLSRPFQKNVPEGKLFTREYSVQKLLHIINNAKKQDNGKFFAWDGQEIPW, encoded by the exons ATGAACACTCTTGTGAAGAGCGGTGGCGCGTGGATGGTTTCCCCGTCGTTGGCGGCGGCTGCTCTGAGGAGAATTAGAGTGTCTGGTTTCGccacgtcatcatcatcttcttcttctcccaattGGGAAGGTGGAGTTTCCTTAGTCCAGGGAGCTTCTAGAGGCATCGGCCTCGAATTT GTACGACAGTTGCtggagaagaatgagaaagGGTATGTTGTTGCTACTTGCCGAAATCCAAAAGATGCAACAAGTCTCTCTGATTTGAAGAACCGTTTCTCTGAAAGGCTTGTCATCCAAAAGCTTGATGTTACAGATGAAGCTACCATTGAG GAATCAGCCGAATCTGTAAAAGATAGATATGGTTCTCTGAACCTACTTGTAAATGCAGCTGGTATACTTTCCATTCCTGGTGTACTGCAGCCAG AAACAACATTGTACAAGGTTGAAAAATCATCATTGATGCTTGCTTATGAGGTTAACGCTGTTGGTCCAATGCTAATGATGAAG CATATGTGGCCTCTCCTTAAGGCTGGTGGAGGAAGTGGAACCGAGAGGGAAGTTGCAGTTGTAGCCAATTTAAGCGCTCGAGTTGGATCCATTGGAGATAATCGACTTG GTGGTTGGCACTCTTACAGGGCTTCAAAAACCGCACTCAATCAAC TGACTAAAAATGTATCAGTTGAGTTGGGTAGGAGGAAAGATCCTGTGGTATGCATTCTACTGCATCCAGGCACAGTAGACACTGATCTCTCTCGACCGTTTCAAAAGAATGTTCCCGAAGGAAAGCTTTTCACAAGAGAGTACTCCGTTCAGAAGTTATTGCACATCATCAACAATGCAAAGAAACAAGATAACGGCAAGTTCTTTGCTTGGGACGGTCAGGAGATACCTTGGTGA